GCTCCGTCGTGGCCGCAATGATGTATTGCTGCCTGCCGCGGATCAAATCATCGAGCGCCTGACCGCGCTGGCCCACGAGCATGCCGAGGTGGCGATGCTCGCCCGTACCCACGGCCAGCCGGCGTCCCCCACCACGCTCGGCAAGGAGTTCGCCAACGTCGCGGCGCGTCTGCAGCGCCAGCGCGATCAGCTCGCCGCGGTCCCGATCCTCGGCAAGATGAACGGTGCGGTGGGCAACTACAATGCCCATCTGAGTGCCTACCCGTCGATCGACTGGCCGGCGTTTTCAAAGCGTTACGTCGAGAACCTCGGGCTCGATCACAACGCCTACACGACCCAGATCGAGCCCCATGACGGCATCGCCGAGCTGTTCGATGCGATGGCGCGGTTCAATACCGTATGCACCGACCTGGTCCGGGATCTGTGGGGATATATCGCCTTCGGCTATTTCCGCCAGCGCACCGTCGAGGGCGAGATCGGCTCGTCGACCATGCCCCACAAGGTCAACCCCATCGACTTCGAGAATGCCGAGGGCAACTACGGCATCGCCAATGCGCTGCTCGAGCATCTCGCCCGCAAACTGCCGGTCTCGCGCTGGCAGCGCGACCTCACCGACTCCACCGTCCTGCGCAATATCGGCGTCGGCCTGGCCCATACGCTGATCGGCCACGAGGCGGTGATGCGCGGACTCGGCAAGATCGCGGTCAATCACGAGCGCATCGCCGCCGATCTGGATGCCAACTGGGAAGTGCTGGCCGAGGCGATCCAGACCGTGATGCGCCGCTACGGCGTCCCCGAGCCCTACGAAAAGCTCAAGGCGCTGACCCGCGGCAAGCGCGTCGATACCGCTGCGCTGCAGGCCTTTGTCGATGACCTGGACCTGCCCGAGGCGGTGCGCGACGAGCTCAAGGCCCTGACGCCGGCCCGTTATACGGGGCTCGCGGCGCCGCTTGCCA
The Spiribacter vilamensis DNA segment above includes these coding regions:
- the purB gene encoding adenylosuccinate lyase gives rise to the protein MELSQLTAISPIDGRYGRKTEALRGLVSEFGLIRHRVLVEVEWLKALAAEDAIAEVPPLSDSAARALTAIATGFDEADAAAIKTIEATTNHDVKAVEYFIKTAMADHPELAAITEFVHFACTSEDINNLAYALMLRRGRNDVLLPAADQIIERLTALAHEHAEVAMLARTHGQPASPTTLGKEFANVAARLQRQRDQLAAVPILGKMNGAVGNYNAHLSAYPSIDWPAFSKRYVENLGLDHNAYTTQIEPHDGIAELFDAMARFNTVCTDLVRDLWGYIAFGYFRQRTVEGEIGSSTMPHKVNPIDFENAEGNYGIANALLEHLARKLPVSRWQRDLTDSTVLRNIGVGLAHTLIGHEAVMRGLGKIAVNHERIAADLDANWEVLAEAIQTVMRRYGVPEPYEKLKALTRGKRVDTAALQAFVDDLDLPEAVRDELKALTPARYTGLAAPLASDLAARRD